In Acetomicrobium sp. S15 = DSM 107314, the sequence CTATAGCATCCGCCAGCCAGTATACCGAGTCATATGCGAGAACGCCGTTTACGAACTCTTTGCATTCGTCGTTGTGTTTTTCCTTGTATGCGGCGAAGAACGGTTGCATGGCCGGGTCTTCGGGAGCTACATGGTTAACCCAATAGGTGCCATCCATTGCACTGCCGGCGATTTCCCACATGAAGTCGGCGTATCCGTCGCCGCCTATGATCAAAAGGTCGGCCATGCCGAGCTCCCTCGCTTGCTTTATGGTGAGGGCCATCTCCTTGCCCATGTTGGGAAGCACCAATACGTCTGCGCCGGAGTTCCTGATCTCCGTGAGCTGGGCCCTAAAGTCCACATCTACAGCGCCTCGAAAACCCAGATCGGAGACAATTTCACCGCCATAGGCCGTGAAGCTCTTAATAAAGAATTCGCGCAGGCCCTGAGAGTATTCGTTGCCCACGTCGTATAAGATGGCGGCCTTCTTTTTGCCCATCTCTTGGGCGGCGAGGTATGCGAGCACCTTTCCCTGGTAGGGATCTGTGAAGCAGATCCTGAAGGAGTAAGGGCGCACCTTGCCGTCGTTGTCTACGGTGACAAATGGGTTGGTCGATACTGTTCCGATCTGCGATACGCCAGCGCGGTTGAC encodes:
- a CDS encoding ABC transporter substrate-binding protein — its product is MKRAIAVAVVMALAFAASSAIAQETIKVGYLAALTGDWAAYGQTELKSAQLAVDEINGKGGVLGKKLELVPYDFRTRAEDAVNAVRRMIEQDKVYAIIGANGSGINIATAPVVNRAGVSQIGTVSTNPFVTVDNDGKVRPYSFRICFTDPYQGKVLAYLAAQEMGKKKAAILYDVGNEYSQGLREFFIKSFTAYGGEIVSDLGFRGAVDVDFRAQLTEIRNSGADVLVLPNMGKEMALTIKQARELGMADLLIIGGDGYADFMWEIAGSAMDGTYWVNHVAPEDPAMQPFFAAYKEKHNDECKEFVNGVLAYDSVYWLADAIERGGKADRKAIRDALENTKGLQLHHAVLTIDPADHNPKDKDAVILECKDGKARFYKKVRPE